CAATTCGAAGTAATCTTTTCCTTAGTTCTTCCAAGTGCTGATTGATACCATCCAATTCGGACACTGGATGACTTTGTTTTCTAAACTATATCAATTAAGTGGGAATGGGCAACAATTTTGCTTCTGGAAGCCCTGCCTCTTTGAGTTGTTCTGCGGTAATTCCCTCAAACTCTAAAGAAATAATGGCTTTGGTGTTAAATTTTGATTGCATCTCTTTTGCTAAATCGCTGATGTCTTTAGCAGAATAGATTTCTTTTGAATCTTTGAGGAATATTCTGTCTCCTTTTTCCATCTCTTTACCGTTGAATTTTCCTTGAAGAAAACTGGTGATTGAAGGGAGTTCTTTTCGGTCTATATTGTTGTGAAAATAACAAATTCCTTTTACTGACTCATAGTCATAAGCAGTGCCTTTTTTATACATGAAAACACCAATAAATTGAGCCTCATCTTCTGGCTCTCTAACACATTTGATTTCCCAATTAAGTAAATTATTTTCATCATATGCATATCCGCCTAATTCTTCTGGTGTGATCTTCCAATATCTCATTCTGCCTTTTGCCATTATGCAATATTGTAAATTATTCTGGTATAAATTCCAATATCTACAAGATTGGCAAAATATGACTTGTTTTTATACGAAATCAAAGCAAATTTTGCGTGAGCAATAGAATCACTGTTGTATTGAATCCATCAAACGCAGAAAAACTTAAGCATACAATCTAAGATGATAAAGAGCACATCAAAATCTGTCATCTTTTCCCATGTGCTAAACTTGGTAGTAAGTCAAGGACTTAAGACATACAAAATATGATCTAAATAATTATTGTCATAGATTAACTCTGTTTCTAATTGAATGGAATCTGATAAAACAAACCTCCTTTATCCAATTGAGATTGATGATTATCCAAAACTTTTTGATTGTGTTCTCTGTGCAAACGGTTTTTTGCTCTATTTTCATACTTTGAAAAGAAATTACATTTTGGGCAAAGATATGACTATGTGAATAATACAATACACTAAGATTATTCTATGTGTATTATGCAACTGCAAACAGAAATACCGATGAAGTGTTTTCATGGCATGATACCTGGCATCACTCTAAGATGAAAAAGGAATTTTTGAAAAAGACATGTATCAATCAAAAGAAAATTTGTAAAGTAACTCACTAATTATAATTAATCCTCCATATCGACCTGGTCTTTATAGAAAATACATAGAGTATGTTAAGAAATTTGAATTCCAAGTACCGATCCTGGGCTGGTTGTATCTGCAACAATACAAGTCCTCAGAACCGGATACCTGCCAATTATCTCAAAATAAGTATAAAAGCACAAATTTTTTCGGAAGATAGATTAACCTCAATTTTAGTTTCCAAATTATTAATGGCAATTTTTAATGTTCATGTAACAATTGAAAACAAACCGGGCATAAGTGACCCTGAAGGTGATACAATTCTAAATGATCTGGTTCTTAAAGGAACTCACAAATCAGTTTCAAAAATAAAAACTGCAAAGATGCTAAAGTTCACCATCAAAGAAAAAGACAAAAAATCTGCTCAATCAAAGGTACAAGAAATCTGTGATGAATTGCGCATCTACAATCCAATGGTTAGCAAAGTAACAATAGATGTCTTTGATGCCTAAGTTTTTTCAGATTCTAATTTCTCAATAGTTCCATTTATCAAAAGTTTACTTCGTAAAAATTCTGCCAAATTTGTCTGGGTTACGACTCCTACTAATTTTTCATTTTCAAGTACTATGAGCCTTCTGATGTTATTGTTTAGCATCTTTTGAACTGCATCTTCAATTGCAGAATCTGGGGAAACCCATCTGAATTTTTTTGACATAATTTTCTCCAAGGATACTGATGATGCTACAAGATCTTCAGCTGCAATTTTTCTTACAATGTCTCTTTCTGAAACTACTCCTGTCGGTTTATTTCCTTCTGTGATCACAAGAAAACTGATCTCTTTTTCTCTTAGAATAATTGATGCATCAAGTACTGTTTTGTCAGATTCTACAGTGATTACGTTTTTCTCCATGATGTCTCTGACTTGAGTCATGGCGATCAAGCCATTT
This genomic window from Nitrosopumilus ureiphilus contains:
- the purS gene encoding phosphoribosylformylglycinamidine synthase subunit PurS, with protein sequence MAIFNVHVTIENKPGISDPEGDTILNDLVLKGTHKSVSKIKTAKMLKFTIKEKDKKSAQSKVQEICDELRIYNPMVSKVTIDVFDA
- a CDS encoding CBS domain-containing protein, producing MTQVRDIMEKNVITVESDKTVLDASIILREKEISFLVITEGNKPTGVVSERDIVRKIAAEDLVASSVSLEKIMSKKFRWVSPDSAIEDAVQKMLNNNIRRLIVLENEKLVGVVTQTNLAEFLRSKLLINGTIEKLESEKT